One window of the Conexibacter sp. SYSU D00693 genome contains the following:
- a CDS encoding CAP domain-containing protein — translation MPHRPVTRSIAAAAAAGAVLLGTTGVATTPAAPTSAVASISKKAGKVGKTSKVSPRRQSNADCNDADLLPTAANLGRIRSATLCLLNKERRAQGRTALSEHVTLRGAATSYAREMVAGQFFAHDAPSGSTMLSRLKRTTYLKAARTWAVGENLAWGSGELATPRRTVAAWMASPGHKRNILDGRFRHIGIGIVRGAPVRVDGDLPAATYVTEFGVRG, via the coding sequence ATGCCGCACCGCCCCGTCACCCGCTCCATCGCCGCCGCTGCCGCGGCCGGCGCCGTGCTGCTCGGGACCACCGGGGTGGCCACGACGCCCGCCGCGCCCACGAGCGCGGTCGCGTCGATCTCCAAGAAGGCCGGTAAGGTCGGGAAGACCAGCAAGGTCAGCCCACGTCGCCAGTCGAACGCCGACTGCAACGACGCCGACCTCCTGCCGACCGCCGCGAACCTCGGCCGCATCCGCAGCGCCACGCTGTGCCTGCTCAACAAGGAGCGCCGCGCGCAGGGCCGCACCGCCCTCAGCGAGCACGTGACGCTCCGCGGCGCCGCGACGTCCTACGCCCGCGAGATGGTCGCCGGCCAGTTCTTCGCCCACGACGCCCCGAGCGGCTCGACGATGCTCAGCCGCCTCAAGCGCACGACGTACCTGAAGGCCGCGCGCACCTGGGCCGTCGGCGAGAACCTGGCCTGGGGCTCGGGCGAGCTCGCCACGCCGCGGCGCACCGTCGCCGCCTGGATGGCCAGCCCCGGCCACAAGCGCAACATCCTCGACGGGCGCTTCCGCCACATCGGCATCGGCATCGTCCGCGGCGCCCCCGTGCGCGTCGACGGCGACCTCCCCGCCGCCACCTACGTCACCGAGTTCGGCGTCCGCGGCTGA
- a CDS encoding TraR/DksA family transcriptional regulator, translated as MPSSTHDAVRAQLEAKRERLLERVADLSKTPELGAAQGFGKRIGDGTVEAVSRLTDIGVGGSAEVGLARVERALAKLDEGTYGQCDACGAEIPPARLQAMPDGVHCLACAAAQRRTAPPRRR; from the coding sequence GTGCCATCGTCGACGCACGACGCCGTCCGCGCGCAGCTCGAGGCCAAGCGGGAGCGGTTGCTCGAGCGGGTCGCCGACCTCTCGAAGACGCCGGAGCTCGGCGCCGCGCAGGGCTTCGGCAAGCGGATCGGCGACGGCACTGTCGAGGCGGTGAGCCGTCTCACCGACATCGGTGTCGGCGGTTCGGCGGAGGTCGGCCTCGCGCGGGTCGAGCGGGCGCTCGCGAAGCTCGACGAGGGGACCTACGGGCAGTGCGACGCCTGTGGCGCGGAGATCCCGCCGGCACGGCTGCAGGCCATGCCGGACGGCGTGCACTGCCTCGCGTGTGCGGCGGCGCAGCGGCGCACGGCGCCGCCCCGCCGGCGCTAG
- a CDS encoding DUF5718 family protein has translation MELSLDELRAAAGIGVAGNFAGHLEQAGEASDFVHVQAAAEAPKGIFPWYLPNATTFVGTFPLSHDTIALPPRDAPGELQLEPEVGVLLTVTYDDAGPAALTPRAIAAFNDCSIRRPGAKRISEKKNWGAASKGVARTAIALDDLDPAGPTSTFRLACLLTRDGATHAYGIDSPLPGYSYYGATLLDWVVDRLRHQQGGDPTPLEPVGALLHEAGRPQTALVGIGATRYTPYGETTFLQDGDVATVVVYDGARSTPQDVEHAVAAGDAHALPAASVLRQAVRGQD, from the coding sequence ATGGAGCTCTCGCTGGACGAGCTGCGCGCGGCCGCCGGGATCGGCGTCGCGGGGAACTTCGCGGGCCACCTCGAGCAGGCCGGGGAGGCGTCGGACTTCGTGCACGTCCAGGCCGCCGCCGAGGCGCCCAAGGGGATCTTCCCCTGGTACCTCCCGAACGCGACCACGTTCGTCGGGACCTTCCCGCTCTCGCACGACACGATCGCGCTGCCCCCGCGCGACGCGCCCGGCGAGCTCCAGCTCGAGCCGGAGGTCGGCGTCCTGCTCACCGTCACCTACGACGACGCCGGCCCGGCCGCCCTGACGCCGCGCGCCATCGCGGCGTTCAACGACTGCTCCATCCGCCGCCCCGGCGCCAAGCGCATCAGCGAGAAGAAGAACTGGGGAGCGGCGTCGAAGGGCGTCGCGCGCACCGCCATCGCCCTCGACGACCTCGACCCCGCGGGGCCGACGAGCACCTTCCGCCTCGCCTGCTTGCTCACCCGCGACGGCGCGACCCACGCCTACGGCATCGACAGCCCGCTCCCGGGCTACTCGTACTACGGCGCGACCCTCCTGGACTGGGTCGTCGACCGCCTGCGCCATCAGCAGGGCGGCGACCCCACGCCGCTGGAGCCCGTCGGTGCCCTCCTCCACGAGGCCGGCCGCCCGCAGACCGCCCTCGTCGGCATCGGCGCGACGCGCTACACGCCCTACGGCGAGACCACCTTCCTCCAGGACGGCGACGTCGCCACCGTCGTCGTCTACGACGGCGCCCGCAGCACGCCGCAGGACGTCGAGCACGCCGTCGCCGCCGGCGACGCCCACGCGCTGCCTGCCGCGTCGGTGCTGCGCCAGGCCGTCCGCGGGCAGGACTGA
- a CDS encoding lysylphosphatidylglycerol synthase domain-containing protein produces MTAGPTTTPTRPATDEPDLPFDPRRLALRVGAFVAVAAVGILALATLPGVGEVRDRFDAADWHWMGVAAACSLASMLGFVAALLGAFDRVVPFRVAVDLGFAEQGTNVLLPAGGAGGPAFGTFVMRRAGVPAQLAAERHVALFLVTSLVSFVALVLAGTAVWTGLLDGEGVHAVGSILPAAFGAVVLAAALGFARAGAPAPTPPAGRLRVLVWRLRGFLHGGVRTSMDLVRRGDLLLIAGAVAYYAADVAALAAAFHAFGDDTPPVGVFVLAYTLGHAGALIPTPGGVGGTDGGLIGMFVLYGAPLGLATAAVLGYRVFQLGLPVVLGAVSLLRIRHRLRHGPSREQVAARFAELDVRSVTH; encoded by the coding sequence GTGACGGCCGGCCCGACGACCACGCCGACGCGGCCGGCCACCGACGAGCCCGACCTCCCGTTCGACCCGCGGCGGCTGGCGCTGCGGGTCGGCGCGTTCGTCGCCGTCGCGGCGGTGGGCATCCTGGCGCTGGCGACGCTCCCTGGCGTCGGCGAGGTCCGCGACCGCTTCGACGCGGCCGACTGGCACTGGATGGGCGTCGCCGCCGCGTGCTCGCTGGCCTCGATGCTCGGCTTCGTCGCGGCGCTCCTCGGCGCCTTCGACCGCGTCGTCCCGTTCCGCGTCGCCGTCGACCTGGGCTTCGCCGAGCAGGGCACGAACGTCCTGCTGCCCGCGGGCGGCGCCGGCGGCCCGGCGTTCGGGACGTTCGTCATGCGCCGCGCCGGCGTCCCCGCCCAGCTCGCCGCCGAGCGCCACGTCGCGCTCTTCCTCGTCACGAGCCTCGTGAGCTTCGTCGCCCTCGTGCTCGCGGGCACCGCGGTGTGGACGGGCCTCCTGGACGGCGAAGGGGTGCACGCGGTCGGGTCGATCCTCCCCGCGGCGTTCGGCGCCGTCGTCCTCGCCGCCGCGCTCGGCTTCGCCCGCGCCGGCGCGCCCGCGCCCACCCCGCCGGCCGGCCGCCTGCGCGTGCTCGTCTGGCGCCTGCGCGGCTTCCTGCACGGCGGCGTGCGCACGAGCATGGACCTGGTGCGCCGCGGCGACCTCCTGCTCATCGCGGGCGCCGTCGCCTACTACGCCGCGGACGTCGCCGCGCTCGCCGCCGCCTTCCACGCCTTCGGCGACGACACGCCGCCCGTCGGCGTCTTCGTCCTGGCCTACACCCTCGGCCACGCCGGTGCGCTCATCCCGACGCCGGGCGGCGTGGGTGGGACCGACGGCGGCCTCATCGGGATGTTCGTCCTGTACGGCGCGCCGCTGGGCCTCGCGACCGCCGCGGTCCTCGGCTACCGCGTCTTCCAGCTCGGCCTGCCCGTCGTCCTCGGCGCCGTCAGCCTCCTGCGCATCCGCCACCGCCTGCGCCACGGCCCGTCGCGCGAGCAGGTCGCCGCCCGCTTCGCCGAGCTGGACGTGCGGTCGGTCACACACTGA
- a CDS encoding mannitol dehydrogenase family protein: protein MPHSPTPQAPAGSTLADATLADLPSSIAVPTYDRSALTPSVVHLGVGGFHRAHQAVYLDDLAEQGISTDWGITGVSLRRPAMRDALVPQDGLYTVVERDERFDRPRVIGALQRCLFAGEDAEEVMAALTDRRTRLVTLTLTGGAYDAGEDDEDLDRPGTAFGWIAAALRRRRADGTPPFVVLSCDNVPENGAAARRATLEVARRHDADLAGWIAEAVRFPSSVVDRITPETTDDLRALLAERHGVVDQWPVATEPFRQWIVEDALGVDGPPLDQVGVQLVADVAPYERMKKRLLNGGHSALGYVGYLLGHRDTSGAMADPLVHDFLDRLMADEVAPLLPEVPGIDLDEYRRSLLRRFANPAVGDQLARLCGRGSTKVPSYLLPSIEEARERGRPHELLTLAVAAWVRYLRGTDLEGREIAIRDARLDELQPLAQEGGDDPAPLFERTDDVFGWLADDPMLVRSVERALRALERDGLRCTVEAYVRAEAGRVAA from the coding sequence ATGCCGCACAGCCCGACGCCCCAGGCGCCGGCCGGGTCCACCTTGGCCGACGCCACCCTCGCCGACCTCCCCAGCAGCATCGCCGTGCCGACCTACGACCGCTCGGCCCTGACGCCGTCCGTCGTCCACCTCGGGGTCGGTGGCTTCCACCGCGCCCACCAGGCCGTCTACCTCGACGACCTCGCCGAGCAGGGCATCAGCACGGACTGGGGGATCACCGGCGTGTCGCTGCGCCGCCCGGCGATGCGCGACGCCCTCGTCCCGCAGGACGGCCTCTACACCGTCGTCGAGCGCGACGAGCGCTTCGACCGTCCGCGCGTCATCGGTGCGCTCCAGCGCTGCCTGTTCGCGGGCGAGGACGCGGAGGAGGTCATGGCCGCGCTGACTGACCGCCGCACGCGGCTCGTGACCCTAACCCTCACCGGCGGGGCCTACGACGCCGGCGAGGACGACGAGGACCTCGACCGCCCCGGGACCGCCTTCGGCTGGATCGCCGCGGCCCTGCGCCGCCGGCGCGCCGACGGCACGCCGCCGTTCGTCGTCCTCTCCTGCGACAACGTCCCGGAGAACGGCGCCGCCGCCCGGCGCGCCACGCTCGAGGTCGCGCGGCGCCATGACGCCGACCTGGCGGGCTGGATCGCCGAGGCGGTCCGCTTCCCCAGCAGCGTCGTCGACCGCATCACCCCCGAGACGACCGACGACCTGCGGGCGCTGCTCGCCGAGCGCCACGGCGTGGTCGACCAGTGGCCCGTGGCCACCGAGCCGTTCCGCCAGTGGATCGTGGAGGACGCGCTGGGCGTCGACGGCCCGCCGCTGGACCAGGTGGGCGTGCAGCTCGTCGCCGACGTCGCGCCGTACGAGCGCATGAAGAAGCGCCTGCTCAACGGCGGCCACTCGGCGCTGGGCTACGTCGGCTACCTGCTCGGCCACCGCGACACCTCCGGCGCCATGGCCGACCCGCTCGTGCACGACTTCCTCGACCGGCTCATGGCCGACGAGGTGGCGCCGCTCCTGCCCGAGGTCCCGGGGATCGACCTGGACGAGTACCGCCGCTCGCTGCTGCGGCGCTTCGCCAACCCGGCGGTCGGCGACCAGCTCGCGCGGCTCTGCGGGCGCGGGTCGACGAAGGTCCCGTCGTACCTGCTGCCGTCGATCGAGGAGGCCCGCGAGCGCGGCCGCCCGCACGAGCTCCTGACGCTGGCCGTCGCCGCGTGGGTGCGCTACCTGCGCGGCACCGACCTCGAGGGGCGGGAGATCGCGATCCGCGACGCCCGCCTCGACGAGCTCCAGCCGCTGGCCCAGGAGGGCGGTGACGACCCCGCGCCGCTGTTCGAGCGCACCGACGACGTCTTCGGCTGGCTGGCCGACGACCCGATGCTCGTGCGCTCGGTGGAGCGGGCGCTCAGGGCCCTCGAGCGCGACGGGCTGCGCTGCACGGTCGAGGCGTACGTCCGCGCAGAGGCGGGCAGGGTGGCTGCGTGA
- a CDS encoding HAD family phosphatase produces MTTETRALLLDADGNLFPSEEPAFVASTEVTNRFLEAHGVQRRYEPEELRLATTGKNFRTTAVDLLAEAGMADRLSAEALERWVAEERRAVSIYLGEVLRPDPAVLEPLTRLAAGHTLAAVSSSATPRLAACFAATGLDELLPPEVRFSAEDSLPVPTSKPDPAVYLHALERLGLDAAQALAVEDSVPGAQSAVAAGIPTIGNLCFVQLPERDERRVALLEAGVATVVTSWDEVEDAVASPVP; encoded by the coding sequence GTGACGACCGAGACGCGCGCGCTGCTGCTGGACGCCGACGGCAACCTCTTCCCCTCCGAGGAGCCCGCGTTCGTCGCCTCGACCGAGGTGACCAACCGCTTCCTGGAGGCCCACGGCGTGCAGCGCCGCTACGAGCCCGAGGAGCTGCGGCTCGCCACGACGGGCAAGAACTTCCGCACCACGGCCGTCGACCTCCTCGCCGAGGCCGGGATGGCCGACCGGCTCAGCGCGGAGGCCCTCGAGCGCTGGGTCGCCGAGGAGCGCCGCGCGGTCAGCATCTACCTGGGCGAGGTCCTGCGCCCGGACCCGGCCGTGCTCGAGCCGCTGACGCGGCTGGCGGCCGGCCACACGCTCGCCGCCGTCTCGTCCAGCGCCACGCCACGCCTGGCGGCGTGCTTCGCGGCGACCGGGCTCGACGAGCTCCTGCCGCCCGAGGTGCGCTTCAGCGCCGAGGACTCGCTGCCCGTGCCGACCAGCAAGCCCGACCCGGCGGTCTACCTCCACGCGCTCGAGCGCCTCGGGCTGGACGCCGCGCAGGCGCTCGCCGTCGAGGACTCGGTGCCCGGCGCCCAGTCGGCGGTCGCCGCCGGCATCCCCACGATCGGCAACCTCTGCTTCGTCCAGCTCCCCGAGCGCGACGAGCGGCGCGTGGCGCTGCTCGAGGCCGGGGTCGCGACGGTCGTCACGTCGTGGGACGAGGTCGAGGACGCGGTGGCCTCACCGGTCCCTTGA
- a CDS encoding luciferase family protein yields the protein MPTASVQIIDEATSWDGVEVHPPGERGEVALTVNGWEIGHLHGDRAAHFAFAVADADRLREEGRIEPHPAFPTSRALAARRIATQEDVDDVLALLRLNHERLRARAPKRAKDAA from the coding sequence ATGCCCACCGCAAGCGTCCAGATCATCGACGAGGCCACGTCCTGGGACGGCGTCGAGGTCCATCCGCCCGGCGAGCGTGGCGAGGTCGCGCTCACGGTCAACGGCTGGGAGATCGGCCACCTCCACGGCGACCGCGCCGCGCACTTCGCCTTCGCGGTCGCCGACGCCGACCGCCTGCGCGAGGAGGGCCGGATCGAGCCCCACCCCGCGTTCCCGACCTCCCGCGCCCTGGCGGCGCGGCGGATCGCCACGCAGGAGGACGTCGACGACGTCCTCGCCCTCCTGCGCCTCAACCACGAGCGCCTGCGGGCCCGCGCGCCCAAGCGCGCGAAGGACGCCGCCTAA
- a CDS encoding FKBP-type peptidyl-prolyl cis-trans isomerase has translation MAPSEKPTVEVPDGPPSYQLELEDLEVGDGDEAVAGKVVEVHYVGVGWSTKEQFDASWDRGDTFRFSLGKGQVIQGWDQGVEGMKVGGRRRITIPPMLGYGKRGAPPVIGPDETLVFVVDLLGVR, from the coding sequence ATGGCGCCCAGCGAGAAGCCCACCGTCGAGGTCCCGGACGGCCCGCCGTCCTACCAGCTCGAGCTCGAGGACCTGGAGGTGGGCGACGGCGACGAGGCGGTCGCCGGCAAGGTCGTCGAGGTCCACTACGTCGGCGTGGGCTGGTCGACCAAGGAGCAGTTCGACGCCTCCTGGGACCGCGGGGACACGTTCAGGTTCTCGCTCGGCAAGGGCCAGGTCATCCAGGGCTGGGACCAGGGCGTCGAGGGCATGAAGGTCGGCGGCCGGCGGCGCATCACGATCCCGCCGATGCTCGGCTACGGCAAGCGCGGCGCGCCGCCGGTGATCGGGCCCGACGAGACGCTCGTCTTCGTCGTGGACCTGCTCGGCGTCCGTTAG
- a CDS encoding 3-hydroxyacyl-CoA dehydrogenase NAD-binding domain-containing protein — MAESTTIRWDQDDDGVVVLTLDDPNQSANTMNEAYKTSMAATLDRLEAEKDSITGVVLTSAKKTFFAGGDLNDLHKATKEQAGEIAQMVREVKADLRRLETLGKPVVAAINGAALGGGLEICLATHHRIALDAKGVQLGFPEVQLGLLPGGGGVVRTVRMVGIVDALMQWLLQGKRYSATQAKEKGLVDEVVSSPDELLPAAKKWIAENPEAVQPWDVKGYKIPGGAPSNPKLAQNLPAFPANLRKQLKGANYPAPKAIMAAAVEGAQVDFDNAIEIEGRYFTDLVTGQVAKNMIQAFFFDMQAVNGRASGGGRPDGLEEFQPKKVVVLGAGMMGAAIAYVCAKAGMEVVLKDVDQAAAERGKGYSEKLVAKGVERGKVTQEKGDALLARITPTTEPSAAQDAELVIEAVFEDPKVKAQVFAEIEPYLAEGALLGSNTSTLPITGLAEGVSRPADFIGLHFFSPVDKMPLLEIIKGEQTTDETLYRALDVAKAIKKTPIVVNDSRGFFTSRVIGTFINEGIAMLAEGVPAASIEQASSQAGYPAPVLQLSDELNMELMVKIRKATKEAADAEGSPWADHPSEAVIDAMIEAGRPGRLRGAGFYEYEDGKRTGLWKGLRDLFPPVEDPSTISLKDLEERMLFAEALETVKCLDEGVLETVADANIGSILGIGFPGWSGGVVQYMNGYEGGLPGFVARARELAATYGERFEPPASLVEKAERGDTYSDAAALAAA; from the coding sequence ATGGCCGAGTCGACCACGATCCGCTGGGACCAGGACGACGACGGCGTCGTCGTCCTGACGCTCGACGACCCCAACCAGTCGGCCAACACCATGAACGAGGCCTACAAGACCTCGATGGCGGCCACGCTGGACCGCCTCGAGGCCGAGAAGGACTCGATCACGGGCGTCGTGCTGACGTCCGCCAAGAAGACGTTCTTCGCCGGCGGCGACCTCAACGACCTCCACAAGGCCACGAAGGAGCAGGCCGGCGAGATCGCGCAGATGGTGCGCGAGGTCAAGGCCGACCTGCGCCGCCTCGAGACGCTCGGCAAGCCGGTCGTCGCCGCCATCAACGGCGCGGCGCTCGGCGGCGGCCTCGAGATCTGCCTGGCCACCCACCACCGCATCGCGCTGGACGCCAAGGGCGTGCAGCTCGGCTTCCCGGAGGTCCAGCTCGGCCTCCTGCCGGGCGGCGGCGGCGTCGTGCGCACCGTGCGCATGGTCGGCATCGTCGACGCGCTCATGCAGTGGCTGCTGCAGGGCAAGCGCTACTCGGCGACCCAGGCCAAGGAGAAGGGCCTCGTCGACGAGGTCGTCTCGAGCCCCGACGAGCTCCTCCCGGCGGCCAAGAAGTGGATCGCCGAGAACCCGGAGGCCGTCCAGCCCTGGGACGTCAAGGGCTACAAGATCCCGGGCGGGGCGCCGTCCAACCCGAAGCTCGCGCAGAACCTGCCGGCCTTCCCGGCCAACCTGCGCAAGCAGCTCAAGGGCGCCAACTACCCCGCCCCGAAGGCGATCATGGCCGCGGCCGTCGAGGGCGCCCAGGTCGACTTCGACAACGCGATCGAGATCGAGGGCCGGTACTTCACCGACCTCGTGACCGGCCAGGTCGCCAAGAACATGATCCAGGCGTTCTTCTTCGACATGCAGGCCGTCAACGGCCGCGCGTCGGGCGGCGGGCGTCCGGACGGCCTGGAGGAGTTCCAGCCCAAGAAGGTCGTGGTCCTCGGTGCCGGGATGATGGGCGCCGCGATCGCCTACGTCTGCGCGAAGGCCGGCATGGAGGTCGTCCTCAAGGACGTCGACCAGGCCGCCGCCGAGCGGGGCAAGGGCTACTCGGAGAAGCTCGTCGCCAAGGGCGTCGAGCGCGGCAAGGTCACGCAGGAGAAGGGCGACGCCCTGCTCGCGCGGATCACGCCGACCACCGAGCCGTCCGCGGCGCAGGACGCCGAGCTGGTCATCGAGGCCGTCTTCGAGGACCCGAAGGTCAAGGCGCAGGTCTTCGCCGAGATCGAGCCGTACCTCGCCGAGGGCGCGCTGCTCGGGTCCAACACCTCGACGCTGCCGATCACCGGCCTCGCCGAGGGCGTCTCCCGCCCGGCCGACTTCATCGGCCTGCACTTCTTCAGCCCGGTGGACAAGATGCCGCTGCTGGAGATCATCAAGGGCGAGCAGACGACCGACGAGACGCTGTACCGCGCGCTCGACGTCGCCAAGGCGATCAAGAAGACGCCGATCGTCGTCAACGACTCGCGCGGCTTCTTCACCTCGCGCGTCATCGGCACGTTCATCAACGAGGGCATCGCGATGCTCGCCGAGGGCGTCCCGGCCGCGTCGATCGAGCAGGCCTCCTCGCAGGCCGGCTACCCCGCCCCCGTGCTCCAGCTCTCCGACGAGCTGAACATGGAGCTGATGGTCAAGATCCGCAAGGCCACGAAGGAGGCCGCGGACGCCGAGGGCTCGCCCTGGGCCGACCACCCGTCCGAGGCGGTCATCGACGCGATGATCGAGGCGGGCCGTCCGGGCCGCCTGCGCGGCGCCGGCTTCTACGAGTACGAGGACGGCAAGCGCACGGGCCTGTGGAAGGGCCTGCGCGACCTGTTCCCGCCGGTCGAGGACCCGTCGACGATCTCGCTCAAGGACCTCGAGGAGCGCATGCTCTTCGCCGAGGCCCTCGAGACGGTCAAGTGCCTCGACGAGGGCGTGCTCGAGACGGTGGCCGACGCGAACATCGGCTCCATCCTGGGCATCGGCTTCCCGGGCTGGTCCGGCGGCGTCGTCCAGTACATGAACGGCTACGAGGGCGGCCTGCCCGGCTTCGTAGCCCGCGCCCGTGAGCTCGCCGCGACGTACGGCGAGCGCTTCGAGCCGCCGGCCTCCCTCGTGGAGAAGGCCGAGCGCGGCGACACGTACAGCGACGCGGCGGCGCTGGCCGCCGCGTAG
- a CDS encoding acetyl-CoA C-acetyltransferase, which produces MPGTDALVFDAIRTPRGKGKSNGSLHATKPVDLVVGLMHEMLSRNTNLDPKRVDDVVLGCVSPVGDQGADIAKTAAIKAGLPDTVAGVQLNRFCASGLEAVNIAAQKVASGWEDLVFAGGVESMSRVPMGSDGGAWAMDPETNYDTAFIPQGVGADLIATVEEFSRDDVDAYAARSQERAARAQEEGRFGNSVIPVLDLNDNVVLDHDEFIRKGTTTETLGKLKPSFEVMGEMGGFDAVALQKYHWIEKINHVHTPGNSSGIVDGASLLAIGNEKTGEELGLTPRARILATAVSGADPTIMLTGPAPASRKALEKAGITKDDLDLVEINEAFAAVVLRFVRDMDLDMEKVNVNGGAIAMGHPLGATGGMILGTIIDELHRTGGRYGLATLCVGGGMGIATVVEAIR; this is translated from the coding sequence ATGCCAGGCACCGACGCGTTGGTCTTCGACGCGATCCGCACCCCCCGTGGCAAGGGCAAGAGCAACGGCTCGCTGCATGCCACCAAGCCGGTCGACCTCGTCGTCGGCCTCATGCACGAGATGCTCTCGCGCAACACCAACCTCGACCCCAAGCGCGTGGACGACGTCGTCCTCGGCTGCGTCTCCCCCGTCGGCGACCAGGGCGCCGACATCGCCAAGACCGCGGCGATCAAGGCCGGCCTGCCCGACACCGTCGCCGGCGTGCAGCTCAACCGCTTCTGCGCCTCCGGTCTCGAGGCCGTGAACATCGCCGCCCAGAAGGTCGCCTCCGGCTGGGAGGACCTCGTCTTCGCCGGCGGCGTCGAGTCCATGTCGCGCGTGCCGATGGGCTCGGACGGCGGCGCGTGGGCGATGGACCCGGAGACGAACTACGACACGGCCTTCATCCCGCAGGGCGTCGGCGCGGACCTCATCGCCACCGTCGAGGAGTTCAGCCGCGACGACGTCGACGCCTACGCCGCCCGCTCGCAGGAGAGGGCTGCACGAGCTCAGGAAGAGGGACGGTTCGGGAACTCGGTCATCCCGGTCCTCGACCTCAACGACAACGTCGTCCTCGACCACGACGAGTTCATCCGCAAGGGCACGACCACGGAGACGCTGGGCAAGCTCAAGCCGTCCTTCGAGGTCATGGGCGAGATGGGCGGCTTCGACGCCGTCGCGCTCCAGAAGTACCACTGGATCGAGAAGATCAACCACGTCCACACCCCGGGCAACTCCTCGGGCATCGTGGACGGCGCGTCGCTGCTGGCCATCGGCAACGAGAAGACCGGCGAGGAGCTCGGCCTCACGCCGCGCGCCCGCATCCTGGCCACCGCCGTCTCGGGCGCCGACCCGACGATCATGCTCACGGGCCCCGCCCCGGCGTCGCGCAAGGCGCTCGAGAAGGCCGGCATCACGAAGGACGACCTCGACCTCGTCGAGATCAACGAGGCCTTCGCGGCCGTCGTCCTGCGCTTCGTCCGCGACATGGACCTCGACATGGAGAAGGTCAACGTCAACGGCGGCGCCATCGCCATGGGCCACCCGCTCGGCGCGACCGGCGGGATGATCCTCGGCACGATCATCGACGAGCTGCACCGCACGGGCGGCCGCTACGGCCTCGCCACCCTGTGCGTGGGCGGCGGCATGGGCATCGCGACCGTGGTCGAGGCGATCCGCTGA
- a CDS encoding Fur family transcriptional regulator, protein MTEAAPTWTEHATARLSEAGFRRGGARQAVVELLGRQTCAVSALEIEEALRDAPRRPARASIYRALDELERLRLVSRIEVGQGIARYEALHPGGAHHHHHLVCDDCGEIQPFADDELERTIGRVSRRVAFDVAEHEIVLHGTCGDCREQR, encoded by the coding sequence ATGACCGAGGCCGCGCCGACCTGGACCGAGCACGCGACCGCGCGGCTGTCCGAGGCGGGCTTCCGGCGCGGCGGGGCGCGCCAGGCCGTCGTCGAGCTGCTGGGACGCCAGACCTGCGCGGTCAGCGCCCTCGAGATCGAGGAGGCCCTGCGCGACGCGCCGCGGCGCCCGGCGCGCGCGTCGATCTACCGCGCGCTGGACGAGCTCGAGCGCCTGCGGCTGGTCTCGCGCATCGAGGTGGGCCAGGGCATCGCGCGCTACGAGGCCCTGCACCCCGGCGGCGCCCATCACCACCACCACCTCGTCTGCGACGACTGCGGCGAGATCCAGCCGTTCGCCGACGACGAGCTCGAGCGGACGATCGGCCGCGTCTCCAGGCGCGTGGCCTTCGACGTCGCCGAGCACGAGATCGTCCTGCACGGCACCTGCGGCGACTGCCGCGAGCAGCGCTAG
- a CDS encoding metal ABC transporter permease: MDALLDPWQDPVLRRAFAEVVLLGLAGGAIGVWVVWNGLSYAAESLSHALLPGLVVAALAGLPLVLGGAAGLAVAALAVALAGRVPELGRDTATAVVVTGFLGAGVLLALSPDVPPRLAELLFGDVLGTTDGALLRGAALLAVLAAALWVLHPRLAATAFDRAGAGALGLRAGRLDAALLGLLALVVLVATEGLGNLLVVSVLVAPAAAARELCHRLRTQLAAACTIAVGAGWAGLYVSFHARTAAGATIALVLVGAWLAAAAAARTARALPATG, from the coding sequence GTGGACGCCCTGCTGGACCCGTGGCAGGACCCGGTCCTGCGCCGCGCCTTCGCCGAGGTCGTACTGCTCGGTCTCGCGGGCGGCGCGATCGGCGTGTGGGTCGTGTGGAACGGGCTCTCCTACGCCGCCGAGTCGCTGTCGCACGCGCTCCTGCCGGGGCTCGTCGTCGCCGCGCTCGCCGGGCTGCCGCTCGTCCTCGGCGGTGCCGCCGGCCTCGCCGTCGCGGCCCTCGCGGTGGCGCTCGCCGGCCGCGTGCCCGAGCTCGGCCGCGACACGGCGACGGCGGTCGTGGTCACCGGCTTCCTCGGTGCAGGCGTCCTGCTCGCCCTGTCCCCCGACGTCCCCCCGCGGCTCGCCGAGCTGCTCTTCGGCGACGTCCTCGGCACGACCGACGGCGCGCTGCTGCGCGGCGCCGCGCTCCTCGCGGTCCTGGCCGCCGCGCTGTGGGTCCTGCACCCGCGCCTGGCGGCGACGGCCTTCGACCGGGCGGGCGCCGGCGCCCTGGGCCTGCGCGCGGGGCGGCTCGACGCCGCGCTCCTCGGCCTGCTGGCCCTCGTCGTGCTCGTGGCCACCGAGGGCCTGGGCAACCTGCTCGTCGTCAGCGTCCTCGTGGCTCCGGCGGCCGCGGCACGGGAGCTCTGCCACCGGCTGCGCACCCAGCTCGCCGCCGCCTGCACGATCGCCGTCGGCGCCGGCTGGGCCGGGCTCTACGTCTCCTTCCACGCCCGTACGGCGGCGGGCGCGACGATCGCGCTGGTGCTCGTCGGCGCCTGGCTGGCCGCCGCCGCGGCGGCCCGGACCGCGCGGGCGCTCCCGGCGACGGGCTAG